From a single Flavobacterium sp. genomic region:
- a CDS encoding peptidase domain-containing ABC transporter, protein MTPLKRFKNLIYNDKQDVYQLLIYAVLAGLISLSIPLGIQSIVNFIQAGQVSTSWIVLVFIVVVGVAFVGVLKIMQFRITENLQQKIFVRSSFEFAYRFPNIKFNQLYNFSPPELANRFFDTLTVQKGFSKLILEISTAALQILFGILLLSVYHPFFIFFGIILLFMLYIIFKINFNEGLETSLKESKYKYKVAHWLQEIARNHLSFKNDKIFNFSLQKNDKLVTEYLSHRESHFNVLKKQFIQLTGFKVLITAGLLIIGGILVLNQQMNIGQFVAAEIIIITIISAVEKLFYGLELFYDVTTSLEKLGTVVDLELERDNLPKEARYYMENDEICIEAKNIFYQFPDSETAVINGIDLTINKNDRILIQGENGSGKTTLLRILSRIFEPSVGTVFLNNTSYKKYCIEDFRSNIGVINIDDSPFEGTILENITCNNPTITKKEISHVLEKLKLTELIKSLPLGLDTPMFSGGKRINSASIQKILLARCVLTKPKLLFLEEPVEKLDKFSAGEIIDWLTAPEQPWTLIVVAKGNYWKEKCSRIITLENGQIKTIK, encoded by the coding sequence ATGACACCATTAAAAAGATTTAAAAACTTAATTTACAATGATAAACAAGATGTTTATCAACTATTAATTTACGCAGTTTTAGCGGGTTTAATTAGTTTGTCAATTCCATTAGGTATTCAATCAATTGTAAATTTTATTCAAGCAGGACAAGTTAGTACCTCTTGGATTGTATTAGTGTTCATTGTTGTTGTTGGTGTTGCTTTCGTTGGCGTGTTAAAAATCATGCAATTTAGAATTACAGAAAACCTTCAACAAAAAATATTTGTTCGTTCCTCGTTTGAATTTGCTTACCGATTTCCAAACATTAAATTTAACCAGTTATACAATTTTTCGCCACCCGAACTTGCGAATCGATTTTTTGACACATTAACTGTTCAAAAAGGTTTTTCAAAACTAATTTTAGAAATTTCAACTGCGGCGTTACAAATCTTATTTGGTATTTTATTATTATCGGTTTATCACCCGTTTTTTATATTTTTTGGAATAATATTATTGTTTATGCTTTATATTATTTTTAAAATTAACTTCAATGAAGGCTTGGAAACCAGCTTAAAAGAATCAAAATACAAATATAAAGTTGCTCATTGGCTTCAAGAAATTGCAAGAAATCATTTAAGCTTTAAAAATGATAAAATATTTAATTTCTCATTACAAAAAAACGACAAGTTAGTTACAGAATATTTATCGCATAGAGAAAGTCATTTTAATGTATTAAAAAAACAATTCATTCAACTAACAGGTTTTAAAGTACTTATTACAGCAGGGCTGTTAATTATTGGTGGGATTTTAGTACTTAACCAACAAATGAATATTGGTCAGTTTGTAGCTGCAGAAATTATTATCATTACCATTATTAGTGCTGTAGAAAAATTATTTTATGGATTAGAATTATTCTATGATGTAACAACATCCTTAGAAAAACTTGGCACAGTAGTTGACTTAGAATTGGAAAGAGATAATTTGCCAAAAGAAGCTCGATACTACATGGAAAACGATGAAATTTGCATAGAAGCAAAAAATATTTTCTACCAATTTCCAGATAGCGAAACAGCTGTTATTAATGGAATTGATTTAACAATTAACAAGAATGATCGCATTTTAATTCAAGGAGAAAATGGTTCTGGAAAAACTACTTTACTACGTATTCTTTCAAGAATATTTGAACCTTCTGTTGGAACTGTTTTCTTAAACAATACAAGTTATAAAAAATATTGTATTGAAGATTTTAGATCAAATATCGGAGTAATCAATATTGATGATAGTCCTTTTGAAGGAACAATTTTAGAAAACATTACTTGTAACAATCCAACCATAACAAAAAAAGAAATAAGCCACGTTCTAGAAAAATTAAAGCTAACAGAGTTGATTAAATCTTTACCTTTAGGGTTAGATACGCCAATGTTTTCGGGTGGAAAAAGAATAAATTCAGCTTCAATTCAAAAGATATTACTTGCAAGATGTGTTCTTACGAAACCTAAATTACTATTTTTAGAAGAACCGGTTGAAAAATTAGACAAATTTTCTGCTGGCGAAATTATAGATTGGCTAACCGCTCCAGAACAACCTTGGACATTAATAGTTGTAGCAAAAGGCAACTATTGGAAAGAAAAATGTTCAAGAATCATTACTTTAGAAAATGGTCAAATTAAAACCATAAAATAA
- a CDS encoding HlyD family secretion protein, giving the protein MLNITENRVEKWIDMNQFKSAKIFEDNKGYRMVKKTIWILGLLLLVFLFLPWTQNVSGAGSVTTLKPNQRPQTVQSAIAGRIEKWYVNEGDYVKKGDTILFISEIKEDYLDPNLVENTGKQVDAKVSSASSYASKVKALENQIGAIDNERGLKFKQAQNKLIQAKLKVQSDSIDLEAVKTQLKIAKTQYNRSINLNKEGLKPLTDVEEKRVKLQDTEAKIITQENKYIAAQNEVLNAKMELNRILAEYSEKVAKAQSDKQTALSSQFDTEAQVNKLKNQYQNYQIRNGMYYIVAPQNGYVNRALQSGIGETIKEGTSIVSIMPANFDIAVETYISPVDFPLIHKGEKVRVWFDGWPSIVFSGWPGASFGTFGGVIVAKENFISENGKYRVLIAPDKNDKVWPKQLSIGAGTQTIALLDNVPIWFEIWRTLNGFPPNFYEPTPTEKTKK; this is encoded by the coding sequence ATGTTAAATATTACAGAAAATAGAGTTGAAAAATGGATTGACATGAATCAATTCAAATCGGCAAAGATATTTGAAGACAACAAAGGCTATCGCATGGTTAAAAAAACCATTTGGATTTTAGGATTATTATTGTTGGTTTTTTTATTCTTACCCTGGACACAAAATGTTTCTGGTGCTGGTTCGGTAACAACTTTAAAACCCAACCAAAGACCACAAACAGTTCAATCTGCCATTGCGGGAAGAATTGAAAAATGGTATGTAAATGAAGGTGATTATGTAAAAAAAGGTGATACAATCCTATTTATTTCAGAGATAAAAGAAGATTATTTAGATCCAAATTTAGTAGAAAACACAGGCAAGCAAGTTGATGCTAAAGTAAGCTCTGCCTCTTCATATGCCTCAAAAGTGAAAGCGTTAGAAAATCAAATTGGCGCTATTGACAATGAAAGAGGATTAAAATTTAAACAAGCTCAAAACAAACTTATTCAAGCTAAATTAAAAGTTCAAAGTGATAGTATCGACTTAGAAGCCGTTAAAACACAATTAAAAATTGCTAAAACACAATATAATCGTTCTATCAACTTAAATAAAGAAGGCTTAAAACCATTGACAGACGTTGAGGAAAAAAGGGTAAAACTACAAGATACAGAGGCAAAAATAATTACTCAAGAAAACAAATATATTGCAGCTCAAAACGAAGTTTTAAATGCAAAAATGGAGCTGAATAGAATTTTAGCAGAGTATTCAGAAAAAGTAGCCAAAGCACAAAGTGATAAGCAAACGGCATTAAGTTCTCAATTTGATACTGAAGCACAAGTAAACAAACTTAAAAATCAATATCAAAATTATCAAATCAGAAACGGAATGTATTACATTGTGGCTCCACAAAATGGCTATGTAAACCGAGCGTTACAAAGTGGAATTGGAGAAACCATCAAAGAAGGCACTTCTATTGTAAGTATTATGCCTGCTAACTTTGATATTGCTGTGGAAACTTATATAAGTCCAGTAGATTTTCCATTAATACACAAAGGCGAAAAAGTAAGAGTATGGTTTGATGGATGGCCTTCAATTGTATTTAGCGGTTGGCCCGGTGCTTCTTTTGGAACTTTTGGAGGCGTTATTGTGGCTAAAGAAAACTTTATAAGTGAAAATGGAAAATATAGAGTTTTAATTGCTCCCGATAAAAATGACAAAGTATGGCCTAAACAATTAAGTATTGGAGCTGGAACACAAACCATAGCTTTATTAGATAATGTACCTATTTGGTTTGAAATTTGGAGAACACTTAATGGTTTTCCACCTAATTTTTATGAACCAACACCAACTGAAAAAACTAAAAAATAA
- a CDS encoding TetR/AcrR family transcriptional regulator, which produces MPNLLSNVKITINEKLYVKDPETSELGRNILKNSILLIDEIGFEAFTFKKLGEKIQSNESSIYRYFENKHKLLVYLSSWYWSWIEYNLVFATHNITNPEEKLIISLKIITQNIVDDKNTPHIDESILNRIIISDFSKTLLTKDVDEENKEGFFLVYKRLIYRLTETISLVNPNYPYAKSLASSIVQGALHQHYLKDHFKTITNLSEKDCLSDFYIDMIKKTLL; this is translated from the coding sequence ATGCCTAATTTACTTTCAAATGTAAAAATTACAATTAATGAAAAACTATATGTTAAAGATCCTGAGACATCAGAATTGGGTAGAAACATATTAAAAAATAGTATTCTGTTAATTGACGAAATTGGCTTTGAAGCATTTACTTTCAAAAAATTGGGAGAAAAAATACAATCCAATGAAAGTTCAATTTATCGCTATTTTGAAAACAAACACAAATTACTAGTATACCTTTCTTCTTGGTATTGGTCATGGATAGAATACAATTTAGTTTTTGCAACACATAACATTACCAATCCCGAAGAAAAATTAATCATCAGCCTTAAAATAATAACTCAAAACATTGTAGACGATAAAAACACGCCACATATTGATGAGTCTATTTTAAATAGGATTATAATATCTGATTTTTCAAAAACATTACTAACAAAAGACGTTGATGAAGAAAACAAAGAAGGTTTTTTCTTAGTATACAAACGTTTAATATATCGTTTAACAGAAACCATAAGTTTAGTAAATCCAAATTATCCTTATGCAAAAAGTCTAGCGTCATCAATAGTTCAAGGAGCCTTACACCAACACTATTTGAAAGACCACTTTAAAACCATTACTAACTTATCTGAAAAAGATTGCTTGTCTGACTTTTATATTGATATGATCAAAAAAACATTATTATGA